From one Paenibacillus sp. FSL K6-1330 genomic stretch:
- the lysS gene encoding lysine--tRNA ligase, which translates to MERFPDKPTLVCAAGISPSGAVHIGNFREIVTVHFVARALEKRGRDVRFIFSWDDFDRFRKVPAGLDPAFEKFIGMPYVEVPCPFGCHSSYAAHYEQEFEASLAAFGIQPEFIYQSREYQSGRYHPFILHAIKHRAEIYNILHAFKTGGAHEYERNSYYPVNVYCQVCRRDTTVIQHFDEPGESLTYACQCGHQATLPILRANNIKLQWKIDWPMRWKMECVSFEPGGRDHSSETGSYNVAKVISERIFGNPPPSYAAYEFIRIKGNQAKMSSSTGTNYTPGDLLKIYPPEIILYMFAKYQPDASFHIGLDEDVIRNYTEYERYRNQDGSKHMSGDIQATLELSGTDGKPGPTPKFGQISGILPLVDFDRQLLQEVLHRVGEKVEPELLEPIARRAEHWIKYHYPQKQISVNEEQDHELYGTLDSVEKQWLHHFCDLLKDDKLDDASRLEKIYAICHHDDSKTVRKNQKRLFGLIYQFVLHRHEGPRLPILIQVVGVHRLLALLDFRE; encoded by the coding sequence ATCGAGAGGTTTCCTGACAAACCGACTCTGGTATGCGCAGCCGGCATCAGCCCTTCCGGGGCTGTGCATATCGGCAATTTCCGGGAGATCGTAACGGTCCATTTTGTGGCAAGAGCGCTGGAAAAGAGGGGCAGGGACGTTCGTTTTATTTTTTCATGGGATGACTTCGATCGGTTCAGGAAGGTTCCCGCGGGGCTGGATCCGGCGTTTGAAAAGTTTATTGGCATGCCGTACGTCGAGGTTCCTTGTCCGTTCGGATGCCATTCTTCCTATGCGGCGCATTATGAGCAGGAGTTTGAGGCTTCCCTGGCGGCATTCGGGATCCAGCCCGAATTTATATATCAAAGCCGGGAATATCAGTCTGGACGATATCATCCGTTCATTCTGCATGCGATCAAGCACAGGGCCGAGATTTATAATATACTGCATGCCTTCAAAACGGGCGGAGCCCATGAGTATGAGCGAAATAGTTACTATCCTGTAAACGTGTATTGTCAGGTATGCAGAAGGGATACCACCGTCATACAACACTTCGACGAACCCGGAGAGAGCCTGACCTATGCCTGCCAATGCGGGCATCAAGCCACCTTGCCGATCCTTCGGGCAAACAATATCAAGTTGCAGTGGAAAATCGATTGGCCCATGCGCTGGAAGATGGAATGCGTGTCGTTTGAACCCGGGGGCAGAGACCACTCATCTGAAACGGGCAGTTATAACGTAGCCAAGGTCATTTCGGAGAGAATTTTCGGGAATCCGCCACCTTCGTATGCAGCCTATGAGTTTATTCGGATCAAGGGGAATCAGGCCAAAATGTCCAGCTCGACCGGAACCAATTACACCCCAGGCGATCTGCTGAAAATATACCCGCCTGAAATCATCCTGTATATGTTCGCGAAATATCAGCCGGATGCTTCCTTCCATATTGGACTTGATGAAGACGTGATCCGCAATTACACCGAATATGAACGATATCGGAATCAAGATGGTTCCAAGCACATGAGCGGCGATATTCAAGCAACGCTGGAACTTTCCGGGACAGACGGAAAACCGGGGCCGACTCCGAAATTCGGCCAGATCTCCGGCATACTGCCGCTCGTGGATTTTGACCGGCAGCTTCTGCAGGAGGTTTTGCACCGAGTGGGCGAAAAGGTTGAGCCGGAGCTGCTTGAACCCATTGCACGGCGAGCTGAGCATTGGATCAAATACCATTATCCGCAAAAGCAAATCTCCGTGAACGAAGAACAGGACCATGAGCTGTACGGGACGCTGGATTCAGTGGAGAAGCAATGGCTTCATCACTTTTGCGATCTGTTGAAGGATGATAAGCTCGATGATGCCAGCCGACTGGAGAAGATTTATGCGATCTGCCATCATGATGACAGCAAGACGGTGAGGAAAAATCAGAAGAGGTTGTTCGGTCTCATCTACCAGTTTGTCCTTCACCGCCATGAAGGTCCCCGTCTCCCGATCTTGATCCAAGTTGTCGGTGTACATCGACTGCTCGCTCTGCTGGATTTTCGGGAATGA
- a CDS encoding GntR family transcriptional regulator, producing the protein MPHKLMLRVDPHATLNVSTQVKEQLKWLIGIGQIEPFDMLPPAGALADLLGLNRNTVNLVYNQLKDEGIVSMHKGKGTQVLNNAQVEELRTRRKLMHELVKRTTEELSSVNIPASEFFAASLAYTLLQEPVLNTKQRILFIECKEHDYPFYQKAIEQMTGAEVKTVFLEDLLTGKQALFEALEYSNLIITTLNHDNEVKALCSDKKVSVIGANAETSVLLDIARLTPGSNISFVCLGKAGAQWMASRMEEAGIEGVYASLAGLDNREDLLQRIEESDLVYASAAAYEEVLALSPGKVKMFPMTLEKSSQSILREMV; encoded by the coding sequence ATGCCGCATAAACTCATGCTTCGAGTCGACCCGCACGCCACCCTTAATGTCAGCACACAGGTCAAAGAGCAATTAAAGTGGTTGATTGGGATTGGACAGATCGAACCCTTTGATATGCTGCCTCCGGCCGGTGCGCTGGCGGATCTGCTGGGACTGAACCGCAATACCGTAAATCTGGTCTACAACCAGTTGAAGGATGAGGGGATCGTCTCGATGCATAAGGGTAAAGGTACGCAGGTATTAAACAACGCACAGGTAGAAGAGCTCAGAACTCGCAGAAAGCTCATGCATGAGCTGGTAAAGCGAACGACGGAGGAGCTTAGCTCCGTTAACATCCCCGCGAGCGAGTTCTTTGCCGCATCCCTCGCCTATACGCTGCTGCAGGAGCCTGTCCTGAACACGAAACAGCGGATTTTGTTCATCGAATGTAAAGAACATGATTATCCCTTTTATCAGAAAGCGATTGAGCAAATGACGGGTGCCGAAGTGAAAACGGTATTTCTGGAGGATCTGTTGACGGGAAAACAAGCCTTATTCGAGGCACTGGAGTACTCAAACCTCATAATCACGACATTAAACCACGATAACGAAGTAAAGGCCCTATGCAGCGACAAAAAAGTATCCGTCATTGGCGCGAATGCGGAAACGTCGGTCCTACTTGATATTGCCCGGCTTACACCAGGAAGTAATATCAGCTTTGTCTGCTTGGGTAAGGCAGGTGCACAGTGGATGGCCAGCCGCATGGAAGAAGCCGGTATTGAAGGGGTCTACGCCAGCTTGGCTGGACTGGATAATCGGGAGGACCTACTGCAACGGATCGAGGAATCTGATCTGGTCTATGCATCTGCCGCCGCATATGAAGAGGTTCTAGCCTTATCGCCCGGGAAAGTGAAAATGTTTCCTATGACGCTGGAAAAAAGCAGCCAAAGCATTCTGAGAGAGATGGTCTGA
- a CDS encoding HPP family protein: MKDQAAAYVQKMKGGARSPLTVRPMNIAIGFIGGAISIGLLALLTSLAESIWIMAPFGASCVLAFAVWDAPLSQPRNLIGGHLISTFTGLVTLEVLGDGIWAMAIGVGAAISLMGITKTTHPPAGADPLVVIMAGSGWSFLFTPVLAGSVMIVVVALLVNNAVKERRYPTFWW; the protein is encoded by the coding sequence ATGAAGGATCAGGCAGCAGCATATGTACAAAAAATGAAAGGTGGGGCTAGAAGTCCGTTGACCGTCCGTCCCATGAATATTGCCATTGGTTTTATCGGCGGCGCTATTTCCATCGGGTTATTAGCTCTTCTGACGTCGCTTGCAGAGAGTATTTGGATCATGGCACCTTTTGGTGCGAGCTGTGTGCTTGCGTTTGCGGTTTGGGATGCGCCGCTATCACAGCCAAGGAACCTCATTGGAGGGCATCTGATTTCCACTTTCACGGGACTTGTAACGCTTGAGGTTCTGGGGGACGGAATCTGGGCTATGGCCATTGGTGTGGGAGCGGCGATCAGCTTGATGGGCATAACCAAGACGACCCACCCTCCGGCTGGTGCAGATCCCTTGGTTGTCATTATGGCTGGCAGCGGCTGGTCATTCTTATTTACGCCGGTGCTTGCCGGCTCGGTCATGATCGTGGTTGTGGCTCTGCTCGTCAATAATGCGGTAAAGGAGCGAAGATATCCGACATTTTGGTGGTGA
- a CDS encoding HEAT repeat domain-containing protein, whose protein sequence is MFSNLEMAYVFAYVCLGLIAAGIILLFQMKIKHNAIQRETERLTEKHHDYFVYVQSHLHDDTTLELPPGKLTSAERRVIQAKFIEWIEQFKGDAREKLLRLCREAGFVEEEIRALSSLGKDRRIEAVYRLGGMRAEEAVPQLQHLMNRTKYGPMTIIIARAIAKSAVQSQQIREMLSKLLSYDKAIHHMAADILLETRLDSASLMRKLLDDPDPGLVKVSLVAMWGQAIPAVVPALDRLVGSEEKDVRAEAVKLYLGSYPALKDDTIAELMNDHEWEVRAAAAKALGRLHAAGSIPILASALKDENWHVRNNSAESLAMLGEQGFETLCQAALTGEGPARETALYRIERIMSNEVEYEQVEQMVAFNKKKLVYDRYFGVQTNKRIGTVAGVGGDYTA, encoded by the coding sequence ATGTTTTCAAATTTAGAAATGGCATACGTCTTCGCCTATGTATGTCTCGGCCTTATTGCAGCCGGCATTATCCTGTTGTTCCAAATGAAGATCAAGCACAATGCCATACAAAGAGAAACGGAACGCTTAACAGAAAAACATCATGATTATTTTGTGTATGTGCAGAGTCATCTGCATGACGATACGACGCTGGAGCTTCCGCCGGGCAAATTGACATCGGCAGAGCGCCGAGTCATTCAAGCCAAGTTTATCGAGTGGATCGAGCAATTCAAAGGGGACGCCAGAGAGAAGCTCCTGCGCTTATGCCGGGAAGCTGGATTTGTAGAAGAGGAGATTCGGGCATTATCCAGCCTGGGAAAAGACCGCCGTATTGAAGCGGTCTACCGCCTTGGGGGGATGCGTGCGGAAGAGGCTGTGCCGCAGCTTCAGCATCTGATGAACCGTACGAAATATGGTCCGATGACCATCATCATTGCACGGGCGATTGCCAAAAGCGCAGTTCAGTCACAGCAGATTCGAGAAATGTTGTCCAAGCTGCTGTCCTACGATAAAGCCATTCATCATATGGCTGCTGATATTTTGCTTGAAACCCGGCTGGATTCGGCCAGCCTTATGCGCAAGCTCTTGGATGATCCCGATCCTGGACTGGTCAAGGTTTCGCTTGTAGCCATGTGGGGGCAGGCCATTCCGGCTGTCGTGCCGGCACTCGATCGATTGGTCGGATCCGAGGAAAAGGATGTGCGTGCGGAGGCGGTCAAGCTGTATCTTGGCTCCTACCCGGCCCTGAAGGATGATACCATTGCGGAGCTCATGAATGATCATGAGTGGGAAGTACGCGCAGCAGCGGCAAAAGCGCTGGGACGGCTTCATGCCGCAGGCAGCATTCCGATTCTGGCTTCCGCCTTGAAGGACGAGAATTGGCATGTGCGCAACAACAGCGCGGAGAGCCTGGCCATGTTGGGAGAACAAGGCTTCGAGACATTGTGCCAAGCCGCGTTGACAGGAGAAGGTCCGGCCAGGGAAACGGCCTTGTACCGGATCGAACGGATCATGTCCAACGAAGTCGAATACGAGCAAGTTGAACAAATGGTGGCCTTTAATAAAAAGAAACTGGTGTACGATCGTTATTTCGGTGTTCAAACGAACAAACGGATCGGCACAGTTGCAGGAGTAGGAGGAGATTACACTGCTTAG
- a CDS encoding glycosyltransferase — protein sequence MIVSALYFVILMFSFRNIKDIFRRATYSKYNTLSGSELVPSVSLLVPAYNEELTIAENVRCLMTLNYPTYEVIVINDGSSDETLKVLIEEYGLTLLPNPEVRGNINTNKVRGIYYNPQYPQLYLIDKENGGKADSLNAGINLSRYPLISSIDADSLLEKDALIRMARMYMENPEETVAIGGDVRIANGCVIENGEVKDVSLPRRIWPMFQSIEYMKAFLGGRIGWSHFNGLIIVSGAFGLFRKDYVIAVGGYRGGYPGEDMNIIIKLHRYMLENKIKYRVSFCPEAVCWTQAPDSYNILSNQRKRWGRGNLKNMIENRDMVFNPKYKVMGLLTMPYNVIFEALNPYFRITGLLALLGYVLLDMTNWHVLVVFGLVNFLSGYLLSVGALILEEMAFRRYTKLSDLVKMLLFSALKFVGYHQLGVLWRVQGHIQYLQNNNSWGTMTRQSWKDKNKAA from the coding sequence ATGATCGTTAGCGCGCTTTATTTTGTAATTCTGATGTTTTCTTTCAGAAATATTAAAGATATTTTCAGACGCGCGACGTATTCCAAATACAATACGCTCTCGGGTTCGGAACTGGTTCCATCGGTATCTTTGCTGGTTCCGGCCTATAACGAAGAGCTGACCATTGCGGAGAATGTCCGCTGTCTGATGACGCTGAACTATCCAACCTACGAGGTCATCGTCATCAATGACGGATCCTCCGACGAGACGCTGAAGGTGCTGATTGAGGAGTACGGTTTGACACTGCTGCCCAATCCGGAGGTCCGCGGCAACATCAATACGAACAAGGTTCGCGGCATTTATTATAATCCGCAGTACCCGCAGCTTTACCTCATTGACAAAGAGAACGGCGGTAAGGCGGATTCATTGAACGCGGGCATTAACCTGTCCCGTTATCCGCTGATTTCTTCCATCGATGCCGATTCATTGCTGGAGAAGGATGCGCTGATTCGGATGGCCCGCATGTATATGGAGAATCCCGAGGAAACGGTGGCCATCGGCGGGGATGTTCGAATCGCCAATGGCTGCGTGATTGAGAACGGAGAGGTTAAGGACGTATCCTTGCCGCGCCGGATATGGCCGATGTTCCAATCAATCGAATATATGAAAGCTTTCCTGGGAGGACGAATCGGGTGGAGTCATTTCAACGGACTCATCATCGTATCGGGAGCCTTCGGCTTGTTCCGCAAAGATTATGTCATTGCGGTGGGCGGCTATCGGGGAGGTTACCCCGGGGAAGATATGAACATCATTATCAAGCTGCACCGCTATATGCTGGAAAATAAAATCAAATATCGCGTTTCCTTTTGCCCGGAAGCGGTGTGCTGGACGCAAGCGCCGGACAGCTACAATATTTTGTCCAATCAGCGCAAGCGCTGGGGACGGGGAAACTTGAAGAACATGATCGAGAACCGCGATATGGTGTTCAATCCGAAATATAAAGTCATGGGCTTGTTGACGATGCCCTACAACGTTATTTTTGAAGCGCTAAACCCTTACTTCAGAATTACGGGCCTTCTGGCTCTGCTTGGATATGTTTTGCTGGATATGACAAATTGGCATGTGCTGGTCGTGTTTGGACTCGTCAATTTTTTAAGTGGGTACCTGCTCAGCGTGGGCGCTCTCATCCTGGAGGAGATGGCCTTCCGCCGGTATACCAAATTGTCCGATCTGGTGAAGATGCTCCTCTTCTCGGCACTCAAATTCGTGGGTTACCACCAGTTAGGTGTGCTGTGGAGAGTGCAGGGGCATATTCAATATCTGCAAAACAACAATTCATGGGGTACCATGACCCGGCAGAGCTGGAAAGATAAGAACAAGGCTGCCTGA
- a CDS encoding response regulator transcription factor, translated as MSQSATLQRVQAVDFYGRLEEEVRNHSHGTALLFLYCAGNPSETEAGLAEVQNFVDQLSGVNGEVLQDTNTGVLAVTLPGYSLDAAHYQALLLKQHLQGRLEQADPRITLAALTEAPSALTLKQMAEAAKLSTSSDIHIFTQEEADSGQNRILIVDQDATVREFLQIRLTMQGYETLEAVDGLEALDLIPKWEPDLVLTELNLHGIDGLPFIHHIQQLDVKEPPKIVVLTEKRVEQTISQCFQNGVDDYVTKPFSPVELDARIRRCLH; from the coding sequence ATGTCTCAATCCGCAACATTGCAACGCGTGCAGGCCGTTGATTTTTACGGCCGCCTGGAGGAGGAAGTGAGAAACCATAGCCATGGGACAGCATTGCTGTTTCTGTACTGTGCAGGCAATCCGTCCGAGACGGAGGCTGGGCTGGCGGAGGTTCAAAACTTTGTGGACCAGTTGTCCGGCGTGAATGGTGAGGTACTGCAAGACACCAATACCGGTGTATTGGCTGTTACCTTGCCTGGATATTCGCTGGATGCCGCCCATTATCAGGCGCTGCTCCTGAAGCAGCATCTGCAAGGCCGTTTGGAGCAAGCAGATCCGCGTATTACGCTTGCAGCGCTTACCGAAGCGCCGTCAGCGTTGACGCTGAAGCAGATGGCGGAAGCGGCCAAGCTCAGCACCTCTTCGGATATTCATATATTTACGCAGGAGGAAGCAGACAGCGGTCAAAACCGCATTCTCATCGTGGATCAAGATGCCACGGTGAGGGAGTTTTTACAGATCCGCTTGACCATGCAAGGTTATGAAACACTTGAAGCGGTAGATGGTCTGGAGGCACTGGATCTTATCCCGAAATGGGAGCCGGATCTTGTGCTGACCGAGCTCAATCTGCATGGCATCGATGGACTGCCTTTCATTCATCATATCCAGCAGCTGGATGTGAAGGAACCGCCGAAAATTGTGGTATTAACCGAAAAACGTGTGGAGCAAACGATCAGCCAATGCTTCCAAAACGGGGTGGATGATTACGTAACCAAACCGTTCTCGCCGGTGGAGCTGGATGCCCGCATCCGCCGCTGCCTTCATTAA
- a CDS encoding nucleotide sugar dehydrogenase → MNEEYETLLSAIENKKAVLGVVGLGYVGLPLAVEMVKQGFTVIGIDLDSDKIDRIYRGESYITDISSEELAACMETGRFKPTTDYSMIAVIDAVSICVPTPLSENQDPDTSYITMVVDQLKRFMKPNLLITLESTTYPGTTEELIQQPIEKLGYKVGQNFYLCFSPERVDPSNSRFNTRNTPKVIGGTTEACLKLGEALYKQYVETVVPVSNPKVAEMSKLLENTFRSVNIAFVNEMAMMCDRMGIDVWEVINAAATKPFGFMPFYPGPGIGGHCIPLDPMYLSWKAKGFRFYSKFIELAQSTNDNMPYYVINKTATILNEYAKSIKRSNILLLGMAYKPDISDLRESPGLEVYEQFKENGAYVDYYDPYAHSFVDKQGGTIHSVEYDLAKFSRYDCIVLITNHSNLDYHSIASTGVPILDTRNAFKAFAEPHIYKIGHSVQHVAEPGEAVLI, encoded by the coding sequence GTGAATGAGGAATATGAAACTTTATTGAGTGCCATTGAGAATAAGAAAGCCGTTCTGGGTGTTGTGGGACTGGGCTATGTAGGATTGCCGCTGGCTGTAGAAATGGTAAAACAGGGATTCACGGTCATCGGTATCGATCTGGATTCTGACAAAATTGACCGGATTTACCGCGGCGAGTCCTATATTACGGACATCTCGTCCGAAGAGCTTGCGGCATGCATGGAAACCGGACGCTTTAAGCCGACAACGGATTACAGCATGATTGCTGTGATTGACGCGGTCAGCATCTGCGTGCCAACGCCGCTCAGTGAGAATCAGGACCCGGATACTTCCTACATTACAATGGTAGTCGATCAGCTCAAGCGCTTTATGAAGCCTAATCTGTTAATTACGCTGGAAAGCACGACTTATCCGGGAACCACGGAGGAGCTGATTCAACAGCCGATTGAGAAGCTCGGTTATAAGGTTGGCCAAAACTTTTATTTGTGCTTCTCGCCGGAACGGGTCGATCCCTCCAACAGCCGGTTCAATACACGGAATACGCCGAAGGTCATCGGCGGAACGACGGAAGCCTGCCTAAAGCTGGGCGAAGCGTTGTACAAGCAATACGTGGAGACGGTGGTACCCGTCAGCAACCCGAAAGTGGCGGAAATGTCCAAGCTGTTGGAGAATACGTTCCGCAGCGTGAATATTGCCTTTGTCAACGAGATGGCCATGATGTGTGACCGCATGGGCATTGATGTATGGGAAGTGATCAATGCAGCGGCAACCAAGCCGTTCGGATTCATGCCGTTCTATCCGGGACCGGGCATCGGCGGCCATTGCATCCCGCTGGATCCCATGTATCTGTCCTGGAAGGCCAAGGGTTTTCGCTTCTATAGCAAATTCATTGAGCTGGCACAGTCCACCAACGATAATATGCCTTACTACGTGATCAACAAGACGGCTACGATTCTGAATGAATATGCCAAATCGATCAAGCGCTCCAATATCCTGCTGTTAGGCATGGCTTACAAACCGGATATCAGCGATTTGCGTGAGTCTCCGGGTCTTGAAGTATATGAACAGTTCAAGGAAAATGGTGCCTATGTGGATTATTACGATCCGTATGCCCACAGTTTTGTGGATAAGCAAGGCGGGACGATTCACAGCGTGGAGTATGATCTTGCGAAATTCAGCCGTTACGATTGCATCGTCCTCATTACAAACCACAGCAATCTGGATTATCATTCAATCGCTTCGACCGGCGTGCCGATCTTAGATACGCGAAATGCATTTAAAGCATTCGCCGAACCTCATATTTACAAGATCGGCCATTCTGTTCAGCATGTAGCTGAGCCGGGTGAGGCTGTCTTGATCTAA
- a CDS encoding polysaccharide deacetylase family protein has translation MKRDSSKTRKLYILTRMTGLLLTLALLGGCGLFGGKQAPGDEAGGSTAAVQKVERYTGEKSREIPFVYTAKKELALTFNGMGDKATMMALIDELDAYGIKATFFLPGIRVAEEPDIADAILSRGHEIENNTLNQLDMNQLDYDQIYKEIKLANDVIERETGVQPRYVRTRSGDYPEEVPLAAAHLGMKAVVSYNINPKDRNMQSAEEIGEYVTRFISRGGIISMNTDVNPEVISSIKYIAQAVDDIGYRLVTLDELVRNGGERKPLELIPGYDAARMNPDYEQAKYELVYKVNTNKKEIALTFDDFGSDKTVTRILDILAEHDVKATFFLRAKGVESNPNLARAMVEGGHDVANHSYSHPVVTSLTPEELQKDVVKAHQVITEAIQQQPVMLFRPPTGVVDDERAKALAATGYPVIAMYDVTTLDWDVSNSADDIVNGVMTKTQRGSVILLHMLDDIHTIEALPSVLEGLKNKGNTFVKMADMMQLQDKAAMEME, from the coding sequence ATGAAAAGAGATTCTAGTAAAACCCGAAAGTTATACATACTTACCAGAATGACCGGACTGTTGTTAACCCTGGCGTTATTGGGTGGTTGCGGTCTTTTTGGAGGTAAGCAAGCTCCCGGCGATGAAGCGGGCGGTTCGACAGCGGCTGTTCAAAAAGTAGAACGGTATACAGGAGAGAAGAGTAGGGAAATCCCGTTTGTTTATACGGCCAAGAAAGAATTAGCGCTTACCTTTAACGGCATGGGCGATAAAGCGACCATGATGGCCCTGATCGATGAGCTGGATGCGTACGGAATCAAGGCGACCTTCTTTCTTCCGGGCATCCGAGTGGCGGAGGAACCGGACATCGCGGATGCCATTTTGTCCAGAGGTCATGAAATTGAGAACAATACGCTCAATCAGCTCGATATGAATCAGCTTGATTACGATCAGATCTATAAGGAGATCAAGCTTGCGAACGATGTCATTGAGCGGGAAACGGGCGTCCAGCCCCGCTATGTTCGGACACGCTCCGGCGATTATCCGGAAGAAGTGCCACTGGCAGCCGCGCATCTCGGGATGAAGGCTGTTGTAAGTTATAACATCAATCCTAAGGACCGCAACATGCAGAGTGCTGAAGAGATTGGAGAGTATGTGACCAGGTTCATCTCCAGAGGCGGCATTATTTCCATGAATACCGACGTCAATCCGGAAGTGATATCTTCTATTAAATACATCGCCCAGGCAGTGGACGATATCGGATATCGATTGGTCACGCTGGATGAGCTGGTGCGAAATGGCGGCGAGCGAAAACCGCTCGAGTTAATTCCGGGATACGACGCTGCGAGAATGAACCCGGATTATGAACAGGCGAAATATGAACTGGTTTATAAAGTCAATACGAACAAAAAAGAAATTGCCCTGACGTTTGATGATTTCGGTAGTGATAAAACGGTTACCCGCATCCTTGATATTTTGGCGGAGCATGACGTGAAAGCCACCTTCTTCCTGCGGGCCAAAGGAGTGGAAAGCAACCCGAATTTGGCGCGGGCGATGGTGGAAGGCGGACATGATGTGGCTAATCATTCCTACAGTCATCCCGTCGTGACATCGCTAACGCCCGAAGAGCTACAGAAGGATGTCGTCAAGGCCCACCAGGTCATTACGGAGGCCATACAGCAGCAGCCTGTCATGCTGTTTCGTCCGCCGACCGGCGTGGTTGATGATGAACGGGCCAAAGCGCTGGCGGCTACCGGTTACCCGGTCATTGCGATGTATGATGTGACGACGCTGGATTGGGATGTTTCCAATAGTGCCGACGATATTGTGAACGGGGTAATGACAAAGACACAACGGGGAAGCGTCATTTTGCTGCATATGCTGGATGACATTCATACCATTGAAGCTCTGCCAAGTGTGCTGGAAGGGCTGAAGAATAAAGGAAATACGTTTGTAAAAATGGCGGACATGATGCAGCTGCAGGACAAAGCCGCAATGGAGATGGAATAA
- a CDS encoding nucleotide sugar dehydrogenase, which translates to MELYENMLDRVDRLAVVGLGYVGLPLAVAFSRKLDVIGFDLSEAKVQQYRSGFDATGEIGDALLTNCTAAFTSDPDKLKEARCFIVAVPTPVKSGNVPDLKFVRNASRLVGRALTRGAVVVYESTVYPGVTEEVCIPILEEESGLRLGEDFKVGYSPERINPGDQVHRLETIVKIVSGNDPEALETVASLYELIIDAGVHRAESIRVAEAAKVIENAQRDINIAFMNELSMLFNQMDIDTNAVLRAAETKWNFLPFRPGLVGGHCIGIDPYYLTYKAEDTGYHSKIILAGRHINDGMGKYIAQHVIKLAVRHGIDLMRAKVAVMGLAFKEDCRDIRNSKVIDIIRELQDYGIQPMVADPHVDRHQAYEEYGIELSDMSELRDIQIAVVAVAHREFKQLGVAEFKDMFSSAEAKLLIDVKGAYPKTEYEANGFHYWSL; encoded by the coding sequence ATGGAATTATATGAAAATATGCTGGACCGCGTAGACAGACTGGCGGTCGTCGGTCTTGGATATGTAGGCCTGCCGCTGGCGGTCGCATTCTCAAGAAAGCTGGATGTCATCGGCTTCGATCTGAGCGAGGCCAAGGTGCAGCAGTATCGCAGCGGATTCGATGCTACCGGTGAGATCGGAGATGCTTTGCTTACGAACTGCACGGCTGCCTTCACTTCGGATCCGGACAAGCTTAAGGAGGCTCGCTGCTTTATTGTGGCCGTTCCGACACCCGTGAAAAGCGGAAATGTCCCGGACCTGAAATTCGTGCGCAATGCCAGCCGGTTGGTCGGCCGCGCATTGACCCGGGGAGCGGTTGTTGTGTATGAGTCAACGGTATATCCGGGCGTTACGGAGGAAGTGTGCATTCCGATTCTCGAAGAGGAGTCCGGCCTGCGCCTGGGCGAAGATTTCAAGGTGGGGTATTCCCCGGAACGGATCAATCCCGGAGACCAGGTGCACCGGCTCGAGACCATCGTGAAAATTGTGTCCGGCAATGATCCGGAGGCGCTGGAAACGGTTGCCAGTCTATATGAGCTGATCATTGATGCGGGGGTCCATCGGGCGGAAAGCATCCGGGTTGCGGAAGCGGCCAAGGTTATCGAGAATGCCCAGCGCGATATCAATATCGCCTTCATGAACGAGCTCTCCATGCTGTTCAATCAGATGGATATCGATACGAATGCCGTGCTGCGGGCGGCGGAGACGAAGTGGAATTTCCTCCCGTTCCGGCCGGGGCTCGTTGGCGGGCATTGCATCGGAATTGATCCTTATTATCTGACATATAAGGCCGAGGATACGGGATATCATTCCAAGATTATTTTGGCCGGGCGGCATATCAATGATGGAATGGGGAAATACATCGCCCAGCATGTCATTAAACTTGCGGTTCGCCATGGTATTGATCTGATGAGGGCGAAGGTGGCGGTAATGGGTCTGGCCTTTAAGGAGGACTGCCGGGATATCCGCAACTCCAAGGTCATCGATATTATCCGGGAGCTGCAGGACTACGGGATCCAGCCGATGGTGGCGGACCCGCACGTGGACCGACATCAGGCATATGAGGAATATGGTATCGAGCTGTCGGACATGAGTGAACTGAGAGACATCCAGATTGCGGTGGTCGCTGTTGCTCACCGGGAGTTCAAGCAGCTTGGGGTTGCCGAATTCAAGGACATGTTTAGCTCTGCAGAGGCGAAGCTTCTGATCGACGTGAAGGGAGCTTATCCAAAAACCGAATATGAAGCGAATGGCTTTCATTATTGGAGTTTGTAG